The following proteins come from a genomic window of Miscanthus floridulus cultivar M001 chromosome 2, ASM1932011v1, whole genome shotgun sequence:
- the LOC136537178 gene encoding protein phosphatase 2C 70-like has protein sequence MSFGLFGIFYGHGGDGAAKAVSKILLENLGYILSHPETKERVQSCSDASDVLRYAFTLTEDAIDHQYEGCTGTALLIWFDQNKDCFAQCANLGDSACVMSVNGKTIDMTEDHRVASATERARIARTGQPLKIIYLFTVWFCRYTLIK, from the exons ATGTCA TTTGGACTCTTtggtattttttatggacatggTGGGGATGGAGCTGCCAAAGCTGTTAGCAA GATTCTTCTAGAAAATCTGGGATACATTTTGTCTCATCCTGAAACAAAAGAACGAGTGCAATCATGTTCTGACGCTTCTGATGTTCTTAGATATGCTTTTACTTTGACAGAAGACGCAATCGATCATCAGTATGAG GGATGTACAGGCACAGCACTTCTTATTTGGTTTGATCAGAATAAAGATTGTTTTGCCCAGTGTGCTAATCTTGGCGATTCTGCTTGTGTAATGAG TGTCAACGGAAAGACGATTGATATGACTGAAGATCATCGAGTAGCTAGTGCAACTGAAAGAGCTAGGATAGCAAGAACTGGGCAGCCCCTGAAAATTATATACCTCTTCACTGTTTGGTTTTGCAGATATACTTTGATAAAATAG